The genomic stretch AAGGGCGTGACCGAGAAGCCCGCGTCCGAGAGCGAGCCGGAGCCGTCAAGCTCCGAAAAGGAGGACGACGAGCCCGCGAACACCGTTCCGGAACCGACGCTGCTGATATGGCCGGTCAGCGGCGGAACGCTCATGCGCGAATACAGCGCGGACGCGCTCGTTTTTTCGCCCACGATGCAGGACTGGCGCACGCATAACGGAGTCGACATCGCCGCGCCGGTCGGCACGGCCGTCCGCGCCATGGCGGCGGGTGAGGTGACTGGCGTCCGCGAGGACGGGATGCTCGGCTGGGTGATCGAGATAAAGCACGGCAGCTACGCCGCCTCCTACTGCAACGTGCAGGAGGGCGTCGCCGTCAAGGTCGGCGACACGGTAGGCATCGGCGACCAGATCGGCGGAGTAGGGCAGCAGGCGCGCCTTGAGATCGGCGATGAGCCGCACCTCCACCTCGAGGTACGCAAAAACGGCGAGCTGATAGACCCGCTCAGCGTGATGAACAACACGGATATTGAGTAAAAAACGCCTGTCTGTTTTCAGCGGAAACGGCAGAAAGCCATCCTGTATCTTTTGTTCAACGGAAAGATTATAACGGGTATTTCGTCGAATCGGCAAAATAATACGCTGTCCCACCGCCGAATGCGCTTCGGCGGTGATATTTTACTTGACAAAAGCGTTAAAGTGTTATAGAATAAAACAACTAAAGTATGCAGAATAAGGTTATTGTCGAAATTTACCCGCGGGACGTTGCCCGCGCATACGTATAACGATTTCGTCACGGAGGCGCTTTTAATGTTAAAATACGCAGTCAAGCGTATAGCGATGGGAATACTCAGCATCTTTATCGTTGCGACGCTGACGTTCTTCCTTATGAATATGGTACCGGGCGGCCCCTTCGTCGCGGAGAAGTCGATCAGCGCGGAGGCGCAGGCGGCTCTCGCCGCGAAGTACGGGCTGGACAAGCCGATCCTGCAAAGATACGCGACCTATATGACCGACTTCCTGAAGGGCGATATGGGCGTGAGCTTGCGCCAGCGCGGGCGAACGGTTTCCGAGATAATCTTCTCGAAATTTCCGGTCTCCGCGAGACTTGCCGGCATCGCGGTGCTTCTCGCGCTTCTGCTCGGCATACCGCTTGGCTGTCTTTCCGCGTATAACCGCGGCAAGGCGCCGGATAATATCATAATCGTGCTCGCAACCTGCGGAATAGCGATACCGAGCTTTATAAGCAGCGTTTTGCTGTTGTATTTCCTGGGGAGCAAGCTCGGTATCTTCCCGACCGTCGGCCTGAGCACCGCCGCGCATTACGTAATGCCTGTAACGGCGCTCGCGATATACCCGACGGCGTACATAACGCGGCTTATGCGGTCGAGTCTGCTCGACGTTATGGGGCAGGACTATATCCGCACCGCGAAGGCGAAGGGACTGTCGAACTTCAAGACCATATTCAAGCACGCGCTGCGCAACGCGGTGCTTCCGGTCGTTACTTACGTCGGGCCGATGCTGGCCGGACTGATGACCGGTTCCTTCGTCGTGGAAAAAATCTTCACCGTCCCCGGCCTCGGCGGACAGTTCGTTTCATCTATCGTAACCCGTGACTACACCATGGTCATGGGCACTACGATAATCCTCGCGACGCTGGTCATCGCCGCTAACGTGATAGTCGATATACTTTACAAAGTCATCGACCCGCGTATCAATCTTAAATAAGGGGGCGGACCGGAATGATGCACAACAAACCGTTCAGTTTACATATCGATCCGGCGGACTTCGCTCCCGCGACGAACGAGGAGAAGGAAAGTCTCGTCGTAATGCGCGACAGCGTAAGCTTCTGGAGGGACGGCTTCCGCCGCCTCCGCAAAAACAAGATCGCGATGGTCAGCTTCGCGCTGATCGTGCTGATAATGCTCTTCGCGTACGTCCTGCCGTCGTTCTGGCCTTACGCCTACGAACAGCAGACGAAGGGCGCGGAAAATCTTTCGCCCGGCACCAAAATGCTGGTCTGGTCGGTGGAGTACGAAAAAGACGGCGTCCTGTGTTCCTATGAGATCTCCGCCGCGAACGGCACTCTGCTCTCCGTCAACAAAACGCATACGGATTACGGCGTGCCTTACGAAGGCGAGCCCGCCGGATGCTTCAAGCACGACGAAGAAGCGGCGATAAAGACGGCGCTCAACTCCGGCAACGCGGAGCGGCACGCGGTAAATAATCTGAAAGCCGAGCTGCAGCGGAAGGAACAGTTCCCGTTCATTTTCGGAACGGATAAGCTCGGGCGCGACTTCGCGGTGCGTCTTATGATGGGCACGCGCATCAGCTTGACCGTCGGACTCATCTGCGCGGCGCTGGTGCTCCTCGTCGGTTCGACCTTCGGAGCCGTTGCGGGCTTCGCGGGCGGCTGGATCGACAACATAATGATGCGCTTCACCGATATCCTTTACACGATACCGGATATTCTGCTTATAATCATTCTCGCGATGGTGCTGCGCGAACCGCTGAAAAGTCTTTCTACCATCGGCGGCTTCCGCTGGATGCAGCGCGTAGGCCCGAACCTCATTGCGATATTCATCGTCTTCGTCCTTCTGTACTGGGTAGGAATGGCGAGGATCACGCGTTCGCAGGTGCTGGTGCTCAAGGAGTCCGAATACGTCACCGCCGCGCGCGCTCTCGGCGCGGGCAACGGCAGGATCATACGCAAGCATCTGCTTACCAACTGCATCGGAACGCTGATAGTCACCACGACGCTTCAGATTCCCTCTGCGATCTTTACCGAGAGTTACCTGAGCTTCCTCGGGCTCGGCGTCGCGGCGCCCATGCCTTCGCTCGGCTCGCTCGCGACGGACGCGGTCAAGGGAATGAACACGTTCCCGCACCTGCTGCTGTTCCCGGCGATACTGATAAGCATAACCATACTCGTTTTCAATCTGTTCGGCGACGGTCTTCGCGACGCCTTCGACCCCAAGCTTAAGAATTGAGGAGGCGTGAGAAGTGAGTAAAAAGCTTTTGGAAATAAAAGACGAACGCCTGTCCTTCTTCACACCGGCGGGCGAAGTCAAAGCGCTGAACGGCGTTTCCTTCTCGATGGACGAGGGGGAGGTGCTCGGAATAGTCGGCGAGTCCGGCTCCGGCAAATCCGTTACGGCGTATTCGATAATGGGGCTGACCGCCTTCCCCGGCAAGCTCATAGGCGGCACGATAGAATTCAACGGACATCAGGTCGATCAGATGACCGAGAAGGAGTTCCGCAAGATGCGCGGCAACGAGGTCTCCATCATCTTCCAGGACCCGATGACGAGTCTTAACCCCGTATATACGATCGGCAACCAGATCGTCGAGGTCATACTCCTTCACACCGACAAAACGAAGGAGGAGGCGAAGGCGCGCGCCCGCGAGCTGCTTGAGCTCGTCGGCATAAACGAACCCGACAAGCGCCTGAAGCAGTATCCGCACGAGCTTTCCGGCGGAATGCGCCAGCGCGTTATGATCGCGATCGCGCTCGCCTGCGAGCCGAAGCTGCTGATCGCGGACGAACCCACGACCGCGCTCGACGTCACGATCCAGGCGCAGATCCTCGAGCTGATGCAGGAGCTGCGCGAGAAGCTCGGCATGAGCATCATAATGATAACCCACGACCTCGGCGTCGTCGCGAGTATGTGCGAAAAGATAGCGGTCATGTACGCGGGCTACATCGTCGAATACGGCACCGCGGATGAGATCTTCTATCAGCCGAGCCATGAATACACGAAGGGGCTCATCAATTCGATCCCGAAGCTGACCGCCGAGGACGTCGAACGCCTCGTCCCGATCGAGGGACAGCCGGTCGATCTTATGAATCCCCCCGCGGGATGCCCGTTCGCGCCCCGCTGCGCGAGCTGCATGAAGATCTGCCTGCGCGAGATGCCTCCGCGGACGGACTTGAGCGAAACGCATTACAGCCACTGCTGGCTTCGCCAGAAGGAAGCCCTCGAGAAGGGAGGCGCCGACGATGAATGAGCAGAGAAAGCTCGTTGAGATCGAGCACCTCAAGCAGTATTTCCCCGCCGGCGGCTTCGGCAGGAAAAAGCGCTTCGTGCAGGCGGTGGACGACGTTTCCTTCTTCATCTACAAGGGCGAAACGCTCGGCCTTGTCGGCGAGTCCGGCTGCGGCAAGACGACGGTCGGCCGCACGATGCTCCGCCTTTACGAGCCGACGGACGGCAGGATAATCTACGACGGCAACGTCCTCTTTGACAGACAGAACAGGATAGCGGTCGATATGCTGCCTTACCGCCGCAGGATGCAGATCGTTTTCCAGGACCCCTACGCGAGTCTCGACCCGCGTATGACGATAGGGGACATTGTCGGCGAATCGATAGACATCCACAAGCTCGCCGCCTCCAAGCAGGAACGCCGCGACAGGATAATCTACCTGCTCGAGCGCGTCGGACTCAACAGCGAGCACGCCAACCGCTATCCGCACGAGTTCTCCGGCGGACAGCGCCAGCGCGTCGGTATCGCCAGAGCCCTTGCCGTCAACCCCGAATTCATCGTCTGCGACGAGCCGGTCTCCGCGCTCGACGTGTCGATACAGGCGCAGGTCGTCAATATGTTTGAAGACCTGCAGAGAGAAATGGGGCTTACCTATCTTTTCATAGCCCACGATCTGAGCGTCGTGCGCCATATATCCAACCGCATCGGCGTTATGTACCTCGGCAAGCTCGTGGAGCTTGCGGAAAGCTACGAGCTCATCACCCGCAGCGCCCACCCGTACACCCGCAGTCTTATCTCCGCGATCCCGGTCGCCGATCCGATCACGGCGCGCGCCAACAAGCGCATCGTGCTTCAGGGCGACGTTCCGAGTCCGGTCAATCCGCCCAGCGGATGCCGCTTCCGCACGCGCTGTCCCTACGCGGACGAGCGCTGCGCCGCGGAAACGCCGGAGCTGAAAGAGATCTCCGCCGGGCACTGGGCGGCGTGCCACCACCTCGACAAGGTGAACTGAACGTATTCAATACGCGCGAGCGTAATGAATAAATCAAAAACGCGGAAAACCGCGCAAATTTAAGAAAAGGAGAAATCAAAATGAAGGTAAAGAAAATCCTTGCTCTGCTTCTTGCGCTTTGCATGACCCTCGCGCTCGTCGCCTGCGGCGGCGAAAGCGGCGGAAGCGAAGCCAACGACGACGAGCCCACGGCGATCACCGTCCAGATCGGACCCAACCCCGAGACTCTGGATCCGGCTCTGAACAGCGCCGTTGACGGCGGCAACATGCTGATCACGCTGTTTGAGACCCTGCTCATCATCGATGAGAACAACGCCGTTCAGCCCGGCCAGGCGGAGGGCTATACCGTCAGCGAAGACGGCCTCACCTGGACCTTCACGATGCGTGACGGTCTGAAGTGGAGCGACGGCACCGACCTGACCGCGAAGGACTTCGAGTACACCATGAAGCGCATCTGCGATCCCAAAACCGCGGCGCCCTACGGCGAAACGGTCGTCGGAATGATCGACGGTTATCCCGATGCCGACAAGCTGAACGTCAAGGCCAGCGAAGACGGCAAGACCCTGACCATCGTTCTGTCCTATCCCTGCGCTTACTTTGACAAGATCGTTGCGTTCGGCACGATGAGCCCTGTCCAGCAGGCCACCATCGAAGCCAACGGCGACGCCTGGGCGACCAAGCCCGAGACCTACGTCTGCAACGGCCCGTACATGATCAAGTCCTGGACTCCCGGTGAGCGCATCGTATGCGTCAAGAACCCCAACTACAAGGGCGGCTGGGACACCTCCAAGATCGTGACCGACACCATCAACTTCCTGCTCATCGAGGATTCCGCTGCTGCTTACGCCGCTTACACCAGCGGTGAGTCGCTGCTCATCAAGGACGTCCCGACCGAAGAGATCCCCAGTCTGAAGAAGGCGGAAGACGGCGGCGACTTCTACGTTGACACCATCCTCGGCACCTACTACCTGAACCTCAACTGCGAAAAGGAAGTCTTCAAAGACGTCAACGTCCGCAAGGCGCTGAACCTCGCTATCGACCGTGATTACATCGCCAACACGATCATGCAGGGAACCTATTCTCCCGCTTACAACTTCGTAGGCCCCGGCGTTTCCGACGCGAGCGGCTCCTTCTTTGATAACGCTGTTGCGGCCAACGGCGGCAGCACCTACATCAGCAAGGACTACGAGGCCAACAAGGCGGCCGCGAAGGAAGCTATTGCCGCCGCCGGTTATCCCGAAGGCAAGGGCTTCCCGACCATCACCTATTCCACCAACGATTCCGGCTATCACGTAGCGGTTGCGGAATACCTGCAGCAGTGCTATAAGGACGTCCTCGGCATCACGATGGAGATCGAGAAGGTCGAATGGGCCTCCTTCACTCCCCAGCGCCGCGCCGGCGACTACGAGATGGCCCGTAACGGCTGGGTCATGGATTACAACGACGCCTCGAACATGATCGAGCTGCTTTACTCCACGAACGGCAACAACGACGGCAAGTACAACAACCCCGCGTTCGATAAGGCCATCGACGATTCCAAGGTTGCCGACCAGGCCGCTCACTTCAAGGCCCTCCACGAAGCCGAGAAGATCATGATGGAAGACTATGCGAACATTCCGGTCGCGTACTACACCGACTTCTGGCTCCAGAGCTCCACTCTGAAGGGCGTATGGCACAGCCCCTACGGCTACTGGTACTTCCAGTACGCCTACGTCGGATAATCTCCGGCAGGGCTTACGCCGCGTAACAGAAACGAAGCCGCACACCCTCGGGTGTGCGGCTTTTGCGTGCGCTTTTCGTGTTTGTGCGCCGGCGGGAAATATGCTATAATAATAGTTTTTATAACCGTAACTTTCCGCGCCCGATTTTTCGGGTATATAAGTGAAAGGACCTTTCAACACAGAAGGGAGGAGCAGCGTGAACGATTCCGAAATAGTCGGCTTGTTTCTCGAAAGAAACGAATCGGCGCCCGCCGAGGCGGAGACGAAATACGGGAACTACTGCCTGTATATCGCCCGCAACCTGCTCGGCGACGAAGGCGACGCCGAGGAGTGCCTCAACGACGCGCTGCTCGCGGCGTGGAACTCGATCCCGCCGCAGCGGCCGGAAAATCTGAAGGCGTACCTCGGCAAGCTCGCGCGCGAAGCGGCGATAGACCGCCTGCGCTTCAATAACGCGCAAAAGCGCCGTCCGGAGTCGCTCGCCTCGCTGGAGGAGTTCGCGGGCGCGATCCCCGACCGCGATCCCGAGAGCGTCGCCGACAAGGTCGAGCTCGCGGCGCAGATATCGGAGTTCCTGCGCTCAGAGGGCGAGCTTGAGCGTAACGTCTTCATCCGCCGATACTGGTATTACGATACCATAGACGCGATATGCGCCGGATACGGCGTCGGCAGACGTCGGGTAAAAACGATGCTCAAACGTTCGCGCGAGCGCCTCGCCGCGCATTTGAGAAAGGAAGGTTACAATGAGTATATATAACGTAAACAAAGCGATGGGCATGATAGACGCCGATCTTATAGAAGCAGCCGTCTATCCGCCGGAATCGGAACGGGAAAAAGCGAAAACGGCGGTCTTCGCGCCGAAGCCGTGGATGAAATGGGCGGCGGCAGCCGCGGCGTTCGTCGTGGTAGTCGCGGGCGCGCTCGTCGCGCTGAACGTGACCGGCGCGTGGCGCAGCGGCGGCGTCGCTGACCCGGGCGGCAGCGGAGGCAAACACTCCGGCGTCATCGCTTCCTCCGGAAGCGGAAGCGTCGGGAGCGAAGACGGCAGCATCTCCACCGACTACGGAACAAATTACCCGCCTGTGCCCGCCTCGGACAGTCCCCGGACCGATTCCGAGCCGCCCGACCCGTCGGAAGCTCACGGCGGGGACAACGTAAGATGGTCGGATTACAAATACTTGGCGTATGACAATTCGTTGGATAAACTGACATCATTTAGTAAAAATTGGATGGATTATATTCTTGAACAGACCGGCGCCGAGAGTCTCGACGCTCTGTGGAAGAGCGTGTGGGGAGGCGTCGAGTGTGGGCACGTAGCGCCGTACAGCAAAATAGAGATTGTCGAAGAGCTGAATATCCCGAGGGAGAAGTTTGTTGAATTGAACAACATGGAGAGCTCCAGATACGACCATTTTACCGAAGAAGAGATCGACATCATCTATTCCGGCGATAAGAAGCGTATAGCCGAGGCGTTCGCGAGCCCATGGGCTGTCGTCGCGGAGGATTGGGAGATATACCCTATTCGCTGGCTGCTCAATAATTCCGCTTCGACCTATAAGGAAAAGCGTATTCCGGTCGACTCGCTCGAAACGGTGGTCAACAGATACATTAACGATGAGGGGCTTTGCTGCCTTAACGACGACGAAATAAGCACGCTCCTCGACAATGTTGAAGAATACAAGAATATGCAGTAGTTATTAAGCTCAACAAAAAAGAGTAAGGGTGATTCCAATGGGCTTTTCAGATGATCTCCGCGAGGTTTATTAGAATCTAAAAAACAGGAGGTTAGTATGAAAAAGGCACTATCTTTATTCTCGGTCTTTGTTATGCTTTTCGTTGTTTTCGCATCCGGCGTTACCGCCTTCGCGCTGCCGACTCCCGCGAGCGCGTCTTCTGTCGCGTCCAGTACCGTGTATTGTATGCCGGATAACACGTCTTCAATGACTATCGGGTCTATCGGGATTGAAACTGTAAGCGTTTATTGGGCGGAGGGGAACAGCTATTATATCCAATATACCGTAAGCAGCGGAGCTTATTCCGGATACAAGCGCGGTTACGTTCCGAAAAGCAAGATCTCTGTTTCCGGAGTAGGCGGCATCAACTACGCGTCATTCCCTGCGCACACTTCCTCTAACCAAACTGTATATAACCGTAATACGACGTCATCTATGACGATAGGCACCGTCTACTCGACCGACAACATAACTGTATTGCAGGAGGATGGGACGTGGTATTATATACAGTACCCGATAACCGGAGGGTATAAGCGCGGCTACGTTCCCAAAAGCACGGTGGTCGCTGCCGCTGCGCAGCCTTCCGGACATCTTGATGTGGTAAACGCTTCTCTGATAGGAGGATGGGCTTGGATAAGCACATCTCCAAATACGCCTATAAATGTTCGCATCACTATAACGAATGTTGTTACCGGGGCGAAGTTTGAACATACTGTTGCTGCAAATCAGTATCGGTCGGATCTGGTTACTGCCGGCATAGGAAACGGGTATCACGGCTTTTCGTACGGAGTTAACTGGAACAACTTCCCGAATGGTACATACTCAGTAAGTGCTTGCGGGATAGGCGGCTCGAATCCTGCTCTATCTAACAGCCCGAGAAGCTATAATCTCACTTCATCAACTTGCTTTAGCAACGGAACGTATCGCATCAAAAACGTCAACAGCTCAAAGTATCTGGACGTTGCCGGCGGCGGTACGACAAGCGGAACAAACGTGATCCAGTTTTCTCTTAATAACGGTACCAATCAGCAGTGGCAGGTGACCGGTTTAGGAGATGGCTGTCATGTGATAGTCCCGAGGCACACGAACAATGAGGCGCTCTCTGTGTATGATAACTATAAGGACTATGATAATAGTGCTGGTAACTATATTGTGATAGAGACTAATGATTATGACCCAATAACTGGTAATAAGATCCGGGTTGGATTTCAGCATTTAGATTCACCGTCTTCTCTTGGAAATAATGATGTCGTATCAAAAGGTCAAATAATAGGTTATGTTGGAAACAAAGGCTCATCTGCTACCGGATATCATCTGCATCTGTATATGATGCGCGAACCGAATATTTGGACAAATATAGGCAAAACCGTCAACCCGCAGAACTTCTATCCCAATATCAGTTTTACCGGTTCCACAGGAGGACCGTATACAATTGGTTAGTGTAGAGCTTATTCAATTGAAAGGAGTAATAAATATGAAAAGATTTATACTGATACTGCTCGTAGCCGTTATCGGCTTGACGATGTTCGCCTGCGGGAAGGGCTCGACAGGCACGGAATCGCTCCCGGCGTCCGACGACTCTCAGACGGAACAGAATACGCCCGATGTGCAGGATGCCCATGGCGGGGATGATAGAATAAGATTGACTAATTATAAGTATTTAGACGACCGATTCACCTCGATAAGAACGCTGTTGGGTGACTATATTATCGAAAAGACCGGGAAGGACATACAAGAGCTTCACGAGTCAAAGGAGTGGTATACTGATGAGGGTATAGCTTTCAGTTTGATGGAAGTAATTGACGAATTGGATATTACTAAAGAAAGATTCATTGAGCTGAATAATGCGAAAATTGAAGCGCTCCGCGCAAAAATACGTGAGAATAGTATGAAGTATCCGGATTATCCGGCGGAAGAAAGGGAAAAAGATATTTTCCGACATCCTTGTTTCACAGATGAGGAAATCGACATCATCTATTCCGGGGATAAAAAGCGTATCGCAGAGGCGTTTGCTAATCCTTACGCGGTCATCGCGGACGATTGGGAGATATATCCTCTCCGCTGGATAATCGACAATCCCGCGACGCTTTACAAGGAGAAGCAAATATCGCTGAAAGCGCTTGAGACCGCAGCCCACAAGCTGATCGATCAGGGTGAATCGCAGATCTCCGACGAGGACAGCGCCGCGCTGCTTGCGCGGATAGCGGAGTATAAAAAGCTGCAGTAGCTTTTCATTTCCTCCGGTGCCGCTTTTGCGCGGCGCGAAAAAAAGCCCCTCCCGACCGAAGTGGTCGGGAGGGGCTTTGCCGTGCGCTTTTCGTATTTGTGCGCAAAGGATGAGTACCGATCAAGTTTTCAGTTTATTGACTGCCGCTCGATAATGTGATATAATCAAAGCAGAAAACTAAATAAGGGAGGTCGGGAATTATGATGAAGAAAACGGTCAGATCCGTTATCGCATCCGTGTTGCTCGTCTGCATTGTGCTGTGCGTCTGCGGCTGCGAAAAGACCGCGTCAAGCGCGGAGAAGCGCTTTGCGGAGGTGTTTGCGGATGCCGCTTCGCTGCCCGCAGGATACTTTGACCGCCGCATCGACGGCGAGCCGGAGAAGCTCGTGATCGTTGTCACTGACGACAGAGCGAGCGTAAAACAGCGCTACGTTGAGTTGCTCGGCGAGGAATACGCCGACCTCATCGTTCTTGAGAAGCACGAGCTTTCCGATGCGGAGCTCGGGAGCCTTATTGACGAGATAGGTTCGTACCTGAACGCAAGGGGGTTCAAGTATAACGCTTTCTCTAAGTCTGAAGGCAACATCATTCAATTCGGCGTCAACGAGGCTAACAGAGAAGCGTGCAATCTTGCGGATGAGATTTCCGAGAGTTTCGGTGTT from Clostridia bacterium encodes the following:
- a CDS encoding M23 family metallopeptidase, with product MKELKLPSEKKSKLPGGKKFFAVLAACLIAVFVAGYIAIDRSLTYTRPVEEPPVESQTEKVDKPQKGVTEKPASESEPEPSSSEKEDDEPANTVPEPTLLIWPVSGGTLMREYSADALVFSPTMQDWRTHNGVDIAAPVGTAVRAMAAGEVTGVREDGMLGWVIEIKHGSYAASYCNVQEGVAVKVGDTVGIGDQIGGVGQQARLEIGDEPHLHLEVRKNGELIDPLSVMNNTDIE
- a CDS encoding ABC transporter permease, with amino-acid sequence MLKYAVKRIAMGILSIFIVATLTFFLMNMVPGGPFVAEKSISAEAQAALAAKYGLDKPILQRYATYMTDFLKGDMGVSLRQRGRTVSEIIFSKFPVSARLAGIAVLLALLLGIPLGCLSAYNRGKAPDNIIIVLATCGIAIPSFISSVLLLYFLGSKLGIFPTVGLSTAAHYVMPVTALAIYPTAYITRLMRSSLLDVMGQDYIRTAKAKGLSNFKTIFKHALRNAVLPVVTYVGPMLAGLMTGSFVVEKIFTVPGLGGQFVSSIVTRDYTMVMGTTIILATLVIAANVIVDILYKVIDPRINLK
- a CDS encoding ABC transporter permease — translated: MLVWSVEYEKDGVLCSYEISAANGTLLSVNKTHTDYGVPYEGEPAGCFKHDEEAAIKTALNSGNAERHAVNNLKAELQRKEQFPFIFGTDKLGRDFAVRLMMGTRISLTVGLICAALVLLVGSTFGAVAGFAGGWIDNIMMRFTDILYTIPDILLIIILAMVLREPLKSLSTIGGFRWMQRVGPNLIAIFIVFVLLYWVGMARITRSQVLVLKESEYVTAARALGAGNGRIIRKHLLTNCIGTLIVTTTLQIPSAIFTESYLSFLGLGVAAPMPSLGSLATDAVKGMNTFPHLLLFPAILISITILVFNLFGDGLRDAFDPKLKN
- a CDS encoding ABC transporter ATP-binding protein gives rise to the protein MSKKLLEIKDERLSFFTPAGEVKALNGVSFSMDEGEVLGIVGESGSGKSVTAYSIMGLTAFPGKLIGGTIEFNGHQVDQMTEKEFRKMRGNEVSIIFQDPMTSLNPVYTIGNQIVEVILLHTDKTKEEAKARARELLELVGINEPDKRLKQYPHELSGGMRQRVMIAIALACEPKLLIADEPTTALDVTIQAQILELMQELREKLGMSIIMITHDLGVVASMCEKIAVMYAGYIVEYGTADEIFYQPSHEYTKGLINSIPKLTAEDVERLVPIEGQPVDLMNPPAGCPFAPRCASCMKICLREMPPRTDLSETHYSHCWLRQKEALEKGGADDE
- a CDS encoding ABC transporter ATP-binding protein, with translation MNEQRKLVEIEHLKQYFPAGGFGRKKRFVQAVDDVSFFIYKGETLGLVGESGCGKTTVGRTMLRLYEPTDGRIIYDGNVLFDRQNRIAVDMLPYRRRMQIVFQDPYASLDPRMTIGDIVGESIDIHKLAASKQERRDRIIYLLERVGLNSEHANRYPHEFSGGQRQRVGIARALAVNPEFIVCDEPVSALDVSIQAQVVNMFEDLQREMGLTYLFIAHDLSVVRHISNRIGVMYLGKLVELAESYELITRSAHPYTRSLISAIPVADPITARANKRIVLQGDVPSPVNPPSGCRFRTRCPYADERCAAETPELKEISAGHWAACHHLDKVN
- a CDS encoding peptide ABC transporter substrate-binding protein, yielding MKVKKILALLLALCMTLALVACGGESGGSEANDDEPTAITVQIGPNPETLDPALNSAVDGGNMLITLFETLLIIDENNAVQPGQAEGYTVSEDGLTWTFTMRDGLKWSDGTDLTAKDFEYTMKRICDPKTAAPYGETVVGMIDGYPDADKLNVKASEDGKTLTIVLSYPCAYFDKIVAFGTMSPVQQATIEANGDAWATKPETYVCNGPYMIKSWTPGERIVCVKNPNYKGGWDTSKIVTDTINFLLIEDSAAAYAAYTSGESLLIKDVPTEEIPSLKKAEDGGDFYVDTILGTYYLNLNCEKEVFKDVNVRKALNLAIDRDYIANTIMQGTYSPAYNFVGPGVSDASGSFFDNAVAANGGSTYISKDYEANKAAAKEAIAAAGYPEGKGFPTITYSTNDSGYHVAVAEYLQQCYKDVLGITMEIEKVEWASFTPQRRAGDYEMARNGWVMDYNDASNMIELLYSTNGNNDGKYNNPAFDKAIDDSKVADQAAHFKALHEAEKIMMEDYANIPVAYYTDFWLQSSTLKGVWHSPYGYWYFQYAYVG
- a CDS encoding sigma-70 family RNA polymerase sigma factor, which translates into the protein MNDSEIVGLFLERNESAPAEAETKYGNYCLYIARNLLGDEGDAEECLNDALLAAWNSIPPQRPENLKAYLGKLAREAAIDRLRFNNAQKRRPESLASLEEFAGAIPDRDPESVADKVELAAQISEFLRSEGELERNVFIRRYWYYDTIDAICAGYGVGRRRVKTMLKRSRERLAAHLRKEGYNEYI
- a CDS encoding RICIN domain-containing protein; this encodes MKKALSLFSVFVMLFVVFASGVTAFALPTPASASSVASSTVYCMPDNTSSMTIGSIGIETVSVYWAEGNSYYIQYTVSSGAYSGYKRGYVPKSKISVSGVGGINYASFPAHTSSNQTVYNRNTTSSMTIGTVYSTDNITVLQEDGTWYYIQYPITGGYKRGYVPKSTVVAAAAQPSGHLDVVNASLIGGWAWISTSPNTPINVRITITNVVTGAKFEHTVAANQYRSDLVTAGIGNGYHGFSYGVNWNNFPNGTYSVSACGIGGSNPALSNSPRSYNLTSSTCFSNGTYRIKNVNSSKYLDVAGGGTTSGTNVIQFSLNNGTNQQWQVTGLGDGCHVIVPRHTNNEALSVYDNYKDYDNSAGNYIVIETNDYDPITGNKIRVGFQHLDSPSSLGNNDVVSKGQIIGYVGNKGSSATGYHLHLYMMREPNIWTNIGKTVNPQNFYPNISFTGSTGGPYTIG